Proteins encoded by one window of Antechinus flavipes isolate AdamAnt ecotype Samford, QLD, Australia chromosome 4, AdamAnt_v2, whole genome shotgun sequence:
- the PKLR gene encoding pyruvate kinase PKLR isoform X1, which translates to MSLEGLAPGILGPWTSKHQQDLMTSFLLGAPGGPAGYLRRASVAHLTQELGAAFFQKQQLPAAMADTFLEHLCLLDIDSEPVAARSTSIIATIGPASRSVERLREMIKAGMNIARLNFSHGSHEYHAESIANVREAVESFAGSSFSYRPVAIALDTKGPEIRTGILQGGAESEVELVKGSQVRITVDPAFRTRGNASTVWVDYPNIVRVVPEGGRIYIDDGLISLVVKHKEPEGLLTEVENGGILGSRKGVNLPGAEVDLPGLSEQDVLDLRFGVEQGVDIIFASFIRKAQDVIAVREALGPQGQSIKIISKIENHEGVEKFDEILEVSDGIMVARGDLGIEIPAEKVFLAQKMMIGRCNLAGKPVVCATQMLESMITKARPTRAETSDVANAVLDGADCIMLSGETAKGNYPVEAVKMQHAIAREAEAAVYHRQLFEELRRAAPLSRDPTEVTAIGAVEASFKCCAAAIIVLTTSGRSAQLLSRYRPRAAVIAVTRSAQTARQVHLCRGVFPLLYRDPPQPVWTDDVDHRVQFGIESGKLRGFLRVGDLVIVVTGWRPGSGYTNIMRVLSVS; encoded by the exons ATGTCATTAGAAGGCCTTGCTCCTGGAATATTAGGGCCATGGACCTCTAAGCACCAACAGGACTTGATGACTTCCTTCCTCTTAGGGGCCCCAGGAG GACCAGCCGGCTACCTTCGAAGGGCTAGTGTGGCCCATTTAACCCAGGAACTAGGTGCTGCCTTTTTCCAGAAGCAACAGCTCCCAGCAGCCATGGCAGATACCTTTCTGGAGCATCTCTGCTTACTGGATATTGACTCAGAACCAGTGGCTGCCCGAAGTACCAGCATCATAGCCACCATAG GCCCGGCATCTCGCTCTGTGGAACGGCTGAGGGAGATGATCAAAGCAGGGATGAACATTGCCAGGCTCAATTTTTCCCATGGCTCCCACGAG TACCACGCTGAATCCATAGCCAACGTAAGAGAAGCTGTCGAGAGCTTCGCCGGCTCTTCCTTCAGCTACCGGCCTGTGGCCATAGCGCTGGACACCAAGGGGCCTGAGATCCGCACCGGGATCCTCCAGGGG GGCGCGGAGTCTGAAGTGGAGCTAGTGAAGGGTTCCCAGGTCCGGATTACAGTGGACCCGGCATTCCGGACTCGGGGGAATGCAAGCACTGTGTGGGTGGACTATCCCAATATAGTCCGAGTAGTGCCAGAGGGAGGCAGGATCTACATCGACGACGGTCTTATATCTCTGGTGGTTAAACATAAAG AGCCAGAGGGGTTGCTGACTGAGGTGGAGAACGGCGGGATCCTGGGAAGCAGGAAGGGGGTGAACTTGCCCGGTGCAGAAGTGGATCTGCCGGGCTTGTCGGAGCAGGATGTGCTGGATCTGCGCTTCGGGGTGGAGCAAGGAGTGGACATCATCTTCGCATCCTTTATCCGAAAGGCCCAAGACGTGATCGCGGTACGAGAAGCGCTGGGTCCTCAGGGACAGAGCATCAAGATCATCAGCAAAATCGAGAACCACGAGGGCGTTGAGAA GTTTGATGAGATCCTGGAAGTGAGCGACGGCATCATGGTGGCAAGGGGTGACCTGGGCATCGAGATCCCCGCTGAGAAAGTCTTCTTGGCGCAGAAGATGATGATCGGACGCTGCAACTTGGCAGGCAAACCGGTTGTCTGTGCCACACAG ATGCTGGAAAGCATGATCACCAAGGCCCGACCGACCCGAGCAGAAACAAGCGACGTGGCCAATGCCGTACTGGACGGAGCTGACTGTATCATGTTGTCTGGGGAGACGGCCAAAGGGAATTACCCTGTCGAGGCTGTGAAGATGCAACATGCG ATTGCTCGGGAGGCAGAGGCTGCTGTCTATCACCGGCAACTCTTTGAAGAACTTCGTAGGGCAGCTCCCCTAAGCCGGGACCCTACCGAGGTCACTGCCATTGGTGCTGTGGAGGCTTCCTTCAAGTGCTGCGCTGCTGCTATAATTGTGCTGACAACATCTGGCCG CTCGGCACAACTCCTGTCTCGTTACCGTCCCCGGGCTGCTGTCATCGCGGTCACCCGTTCTGCTCAGACTGCCCGCCAGGTCCATCTGTGTCGTGGTGTTTTTCCTTTGCTCTACCGTGACCCTCCTCAACCTGTCTGGACTGATGATGTCGACCACCGTGTCCAATTTGGCATTGAAAGTG GGAAGCTCCGTGGTTTCCTTCGAGTCGGGGACCTGGTGATTGTGGTGACAGGCTGGCGACCTGGCTCAGGTTATACAAACATCATGAGGGTGCTAAGTGTATCTTGA
- the PKLR gene encoding pyruvate kinase PKLR isoform X2, giving the protein MSNSMEGPAGYLRRASVAHLTQELGAAFFQKQQLPAAMADTFLEHLCLLDIDSEPVAARSTSIIATIGPASRSVERLREMIKAGMNIARLNFSHGSHEYHAESIANVREAVESFAGSSFSYRPVAIALDTKGPEIRTGILQGGAESEVELVKGSQVRITVDPAFRTRGNASTVWVDYPNIVRVVPEGGRIYIDDGLISLVVKHKEPEGLLTEVENGGILGSRKGVNLPGAEVDLPGLSEQDVLDLRFGVEQGVDIIFASFIRKAQDVIAVREALGPQGQSIKIISKIENHEGVEKFDEILEVSDGIMVARGDLGIEIPAEKVFLAQKMMIGRCNLAGKPVVCATQMLESMITKARPTRAETSDVANAVLDGADCIMLSGETAKGNYPVEAVKMQHAIAREAEAAVYHRQLFEELRRAAPLSRDPTEVTAIGAVEASFKCCAAAIIVLTTSGRSAQLLSRYRPRAAVIAVTRSAQTARQVHLCRGVFPLLYRDPPQPVWTDDVDHRVQFGIESGKLRGFLRVGDLVIVVTGWRPGSGYTNIMRVLSVS; this is encoded by the exons ATGTCTAACAGCATGGAGG GACCAGCCGGCTACCTTCGAAGGGCTAGTGTGGCCCATTTAACCCAGGAACTAGGTGCTGCCTTTTTCCAGAAGCAACAGCTCCCAGCAGCCATGGCAGATACCTTTCTGGAGCATCTCTGCTTACTGGATATTGACTCAGAACCAGTGGCTGCCCGAAGTACCAGCATCATAGCCACCATAG GCCCGGCATCTCGCTCTGTGGAACGGCTGAGGGAGATGATCAAAGCAGGGATGAACATTGCCAGGCTCAATTTTTCCCATGGCTCCCACGAG TACCACGCTGAATCCATAGCCAACGTAAGAGAAGCTGTCGAGAGCTTCGCCGGCTCTTCCTTCAGCTACCGGCCTGTGGCCATAGCGCTGGACACCAAGGGGCCTGAGATCCGCACCGGGATCCTCCAGGGG GGCGCGGAGTCTGAAGTGGAGCTAGTGAAGGGTTCCCAGGTCCGGATTACAGTGGACCCGGCATTCCGGACTCGGGGGAATGCAAGCACTGTGTGGGTGGACTATCCCAATATAGTCCGAGTAGTGCCAGAGGGAGGCAGGATCTACATCGACGACGGTCTTATATCTCTGGTGGTTAAACATAAAG AGCCAGAGGGGTTGCTGACTGAGGTGGAGAACGGCGGGATCCTGGGAAGCAGGAAGGGGGTGAACTTGCCCGGTGCAGAAGTGGATCTGCCGGGCTTGTCGGAGCAGGATGTGCTGGATCTGCGCTTCGGGGTGGAGCAAGGAGTGGACATCATCTTCGCATCCTTTATCCGAAAGGCCCAAGACGTGATCGCGGTACGAGAAGCGCTGGGTCCTCAGGGACAGAGCATCAAGATCATCAGCAAAATCGAGAACCACGAGGGCGTTGAGAA GTTTGATGAGATCCTGGAAGTGAGCGACGGCATCATGGTGGCAAGGGGTGACCTGGGCATCGAGATCCCCGCTGAGAAAGTCTTCTTGGCGCAGAAGATGATGATCGGACGCTGCAACTTGGCAGGCAAACCGGTTGTCTGTGCCACACAG ATGCTGGAAAGCATGATCACCAAGGCCCGACCGACCCGAGCAGAAACAAGCGACGTGGCCAATGCCGTACTGGACGGAGCTGACTGTATCATGTTGTCTGGGGAGACGGCCAAAGGGAATTACCCTGTCGAGGCTGTGAAGATGCAACATGCG ATTGCTCGGGAGGCAGAGGCTGCTGTCTATCACCGGCAACTCTTTGAAGAACTTCGTAGGGCAGCTCCCCTAAGCCGGGACCCTACCGAGGTCACTGCCATTGGTGCTGTGGAGGCTTCCTTCAAGTGCTGCGCTGCTGCTATAATTGTGCTGACAACATCTGGCCG CTCGGCACAACTCCTGTCTCGTTACCGTCCCCGGGCTGCTGTCATCGCGGTCACCCGTTCTGCTCAGACTGCCCGCCAGGTCCATCTGTGTCGTGGTGTTTTTCCTTTGCTCTACCGTGACCCTCCTCAACCTGTCTGGACTGATGATGTCGACCACCGTGTCCAATTTGGCATTGAAAGTG GGAAGCTCCGTGGTTTCCTTCGAGTCGGGGACCTGGTGATTGTGGTGACAGGCTGGCGACCTGGCTCAGGTTATACAAACATCATGAGGGTGCTAAGTGTATCTTGA
- the HCN3 gene encoding potassium/sodium hyperpolarization-activated cyclic nucleotide-gated channel 3 has protein sequence MDTEQRPVAATAGGGDGGTPGLESAPSPVPGPAAAVPGPSPVPGPELGPGPMRRQLGALLQPAVNKFSLRVFGSHKAVEIEQERVKSAGAWIIHPYSDFRFYWDLIMLLLMVGNLIVLPVGITFFKEENSPPWIVFNVLSDTFFLLDLVLNFRTGIVVEEGAEILLAPHAIRTRYLRTWFLVDLISSIPVDYIFLVVELEPRLDAEVYKTARALRIVRFTKILSLLRLLRLSRLIRYIHQWEEIFHMTYDLASAVVRIFNLIGMMLLLCHWDGCLQFLVPMLQDFPPDCWVSINHMVNHSWGRQYSHALFKAMSHMLCIGYGQQAPQGMPDVWLTMLSMIVGATCYAMFIGHATALIQSLDSSRRQYQEKYKQVEQYMSFHKLPADTRQRIHEYYEHRYQGKMFDEESILGELSEPLREEIINFTCRGLVAHMPLFAHADPSFVTAVLTKLRFEVFQPGDLVVREGSVGRKMYFIQHGLLSVLTRGARDTRLTDGSYFGEICLLTRGRRTASVRADTYCRLYSLSVDHFNAVLEEFPMMRRAFETVAMDRLHRIGKKNSLLQRKRSEPSPGSSGGGVMEQHLVQHDRDMARGVRGLAPGTGARLSGKPVLWEPLVHAPLQAAAVTSNVAIALTHHRAPLPLSPDSPAVLLARSARRSAGSPASPLVPARGPPLLARGPWASTSRLPAPAARTLHASLSRAGRSQVSLLGPPPGGGGRRLGPRGRPLSASQPSLPHRAAGDGSPGRKGSGGERLPPSGLSARLPGTTQALRPPASDPGPAKGPQLPANM, from the exons ATGGATACGGAGCAGCGGCCCGTGGCAGCAACAGCTGGTGGGGGAGACGGAGGCACCCCGGGGCTGGAGTCGGCCCCCTCGCCTGTCCCCGGTCCGGCTGCCGCGGTCCCAGGACCCTCGCCCGTGCCGGGGCCTGAACTCGGGCCCGGGCCGATGCGGCGGCAGCTCGGGGCCCTGCTCCAGCCAGCCGTCAACAAGTTCTCCCTCCGGGTGTTCGGTAGCCACAAGGCGGTGGAGATAGAGCAGGAGCGGGTCAAGTCAGCGGGAGCCTGGATCATCCATCCCTACAGCGATTTCCG ATTTTACTGGGACCTGATCATGCTACTATTAATGGTGGGGAATCTTATTGTCCTCCCTGTGGGCATCACATTTTTCAAGGAGGAAAACTCCCCACCCTGGATTGTCTTCAATGTCCTCTCCGATACCTTTTTCTTGCTGGACCTGGTGCTGAATTTCAGAACAGGGATTGTGGTGGAGGAAGGAGCAGAAATTCTTCTGGCTCCTCATGCCATCCGCACTCGCTACCTCCGTACTTGGTTTCTGGTGGATCTCATCTCTTCCATTCCAGTGGACTACATCTTCCTTGTGGTGGAGTTGGAGCCACGATTGGATGCTGAGGTTTACAAGACAGCCCGGGCCCTTCGAATTGTCCGTTTCACCAAGATCCTCAGCCTTCTTCGGCTGCTCCGCCTCTCCCGCCTCATCCGATACATCCACCAGTGGGaggag ATCTTTCACATGACCTATGACCTGGCCAGTGCTGTGGTTCGGATCTTCAATCTTATTGGGATGATGCTACTATTGTGTCACTGGGATGGCTGCCTACAATTCCTGGTCCCCATGCTCCAGGACTTTCCTCCTGATTGCTGGGTTTCCATCAACCACATGGTG aATCACTCATGGGGCCGCCAATATTCTCATGCCCTCTTCAAAGCCATGAGCCACATGCTATGCATAGGTTATGGGCAACAAGCACCTCAGGGCATGCCAGATGTCTGGCTTACCATGCTTAGCATGATCGTGGGAGCCACATGCTATGCCATGTTCATTGGTCACGCCACTGCCCTCATCCAGTCTCTTGATTCATCCCGTCGCCAGTACCAAGAGAAG TATAAGCAGGTGGAGCAGTACATGTCCTTCCACAAACTGCCAGCTGATACCCGTCAGCGCATCCATGAGTACTATGAACATCGCTACCAAGGCAAAATGTTTGATGAGGAGAGCATCCTGGGAGAGCTGAGCGAGCCACTGCGTGAG GAGATTATTAATTTCACTTGTAGAGGCCTGGTGGCCCACATGCCCCTGTTTGCTCATGCTGACCCCAGCTTTGTCACTGCTGTGCTCACCAAACTTCGATTTGAGGTCTTTCAACCAGGTGACCTTGTGGTTCGTGAGGGCTCAGTGGGTAGAAAGATGTACTTCATCCAACATGGACTTCTCAGTGTTCTGACCCGCGGTGCTCGGGACACTCGGCTCACTGATGGCTCTTACTTTGGGG aAATCTGTCTACTGACTAGGGGCAGACGCACAGCTAGCGTGAGGGCTGACACCTATTGTCGCCTCTACTCACTCAGTGTGGACCACTTTAATGCCGTGCTAGAGGAATTCCCCATGATGCGGAGAGCCTTTGAGACAGTGGCCATGGACAGGTTGCACCGAATTG gaaagaaaaattcccTTCTTCAGCGGAAGCGTTCAGAACCCAGCCCAGGAAGTAGTGGTGGTGGGGTCATGGAACAGCACCTGGTACAGCATGACCGGGACATGGCCCGGGGCGTGAGGGGGCTGGCCCCAGGCACTGGTGCCCGCCTGAGTGGGAAGCCGGTGCTGTGGGAGCCCCTGGTCCACGCCCCACTGCAGGCGGCCGCAGTCACCTCCAATGTGGCCATCGCTCTGACCCACCACCGGGCGCCTCTGCCCCTCTCCCCAGACTCTCCCGCAGTTCTTCTTGCTCGCTCTGCTCGTCGCTCAGCTGGCTCGCCGGCCTCCCCGCTGGTGCCCGCTCGGGGGCCCCCTCTGTTGGCTCGAGGGCCTTGGGCATCCACATCCCGCCTTCCCGCACCAGCAGCCCGAACTCTTCATGCCAGCCTATCTCGAGCAGGCCGCTCACAGGTTTCCCTGTTAGGTCCGCCACCCGGTGGGGGTGGACGGCGGCTGGGGCCCAGGGGACGGCCGCTTTCAGCGTCACAACCTTCCCTTCCTCACCGAGCAGCTGGGGACGGCTCCCCTGGGCGCAAGGGCTCAGGAGGTGAGCGCTTGCCCCCCTCGGGACTCTCAGCCAGGCTCCCAGGGACCACCCAAGCCCTCAGGCCTCCTGCCTCTGATCCGGGTCCTGCCAAGGGCCCTCAGCTTCCTGCTAACATGTAA